From Moraxella sp. K1664, one genomic window encodes:
- a CDS encoding NADP-dependent isocitrate dehydrogenase, producing MSKPTIVYTYTDEAPALATHSLLPIIQAFTKSSGIDITTSDISLASRILSQFPEFLKEDQRQTDALAELGKLVTEPHANVIKLPNISASMPQLLATIKELQDDGYGVPDYPAEPQDDKERDIQARYDRVKGSAVNPILREGNSDRRAPKAVKNFAKKYPHSMGAWSADSKTHVSTMSGNDFFANEKSVTVPNATTVRFVFTDKDGNSTDLRKPLALKAGEILDATFMSKNALVAFLDEQVKDAKEKGVLYSLHMKATMMKVSDPIIFGHAVKSFFKPVFDKYGKELADAGVNVNNGFGNLLANLDKLDATTKAGVEALINETYANNPDVAMVDSDKGITNLHVPSDIIIDASIPAMVRASGQMWDKDGKQQDTKIIIPDSTYAPLYHATVEFCKANGAFDPTTMGTVPNVGLMAQKAEEYGSHDKTFEISADGKVEVIDENGNVLLSHNVEAGDIWRACQTKDAPVKDWVGLAVKRARLSDTPAVFWLDENRAHDAELIKKVKTYLAELDTDGLDIHIMPLVEATNFTLTRLKDGKDTIGVTGNVMRDYLTDLFPILELGTSAKMLSIVPLMNGGGMFETGAGGSAPKHVQQFNKENYLRWDSLGEFLALAVSLEHLAERENNTKAQVLASTLDKATEELLLNDKSPQRKLGSIDNRGSHYYLAKYWAEALSKQTDDKALADEFAPIAKALNEQEETIVSELNGVQGGGVETEGYYFANRELLDKAMRPSATFNDIIAKLG from the coding sequence ATGTCAAAACCGACCATTGTCTACACCTATACCGATGAAGCCCCTGCCCTTGCCACGCACTCGCTACTACCTATCATCCAAGCCTTTACCAAAAGCTCAGGCATCGACATCACCACCAGCGACATCTCTTTGGCAAGCCGTATCCTATCTCAATTCCCCGAGTTTTTAAAAGAAGACCAACGCCAAACCGACGCCCTTGCCGAACTTGGCAAACTTGTGACCGAGCCACACGCCAACGTCATCAAACTGCCCAACATCTCAGCATCCATGCCACAGCTTTTGGCGACCATCAAAGAGTTACAAGATGATGGCTATGGCGTACCTGACTATCCTGCCGAACCCCAAGACGACAAAGAGCGTGACATCCAAGCTCGCTACGACCGTGTCAAAGGTTCAGCCGTAAACCCCATCCTGCGTGAAGGCAACTCTGACCGCCGAGCCCCAAAAGCGGTCAAAAACTTTGCCAAAAAATACCCACACAGCATGGGTGCGTGGTCAGCCGACAGCAAAACTCACGTCTCCACCATGAGTGGTAACGACTTTTTTGCCAATGAAAAATCAGTAACTGTGCCAAACGCCACCACCGTGCGTTTTGTCTTTACCGACAAAGATGGCAACAGCACTGACCTACGCAAACCACTTGCCCTAAAAGCAGGCGAAATCCTAGATGCGACTTTTATGAGCAAAAACGCCCTAGTCGCTTTCTTGGACGAGCAAGTCAAAGATGCCAAAGAAAAAGGCGTGCTATACAGCCTACACATGAAAGCCACCATGATGAAAGTGTCTGATCCCATCATCTTCGGTCATGCGGTTAAGTCATTTTTCAAACCTGTGTTTGACAAATATGGCAAAGAGCTGGCTGATGCTGGCGTGAACGTTAATAACGGTTTTGGCAATCTACTTGCCAACCTTGACAAACTAGATGCCACCACCAAAGCAGGCGTAGAAGCCCTTATCAATGAGACCTACGCCAACAACCCTGATGTGGCGATGGTGGACAGCGACAAAGGCATCACCAACCTACATGTGCCTAGCGACATCATTATTGATGCGTCCATCCCTGCGATGGTACGTGCATCAGGTCAGATGTGGGACAAAGACGGCAAACAACAAGACACCAAAATCATCATTCCTGACAGCACCTATGCTCCGCTATATCATGCCACCGTTGAGTTTTGTAAAGCAAACGGTGCGTTTGACCCGACCACCATGGGTACCGTACCGAACGTGGGTCTCATGGCTCAAAAAGCCGAAGAGTACGGCTCGCACGACAAAACTTTTGAAATCAGTGCGGACGGCAAAGTAGAAGTCATTGACGAAAATGGCAATGTCCTACTATCACACAACGTAGAAGCGGGCGACATTTGGCGTGCGTGCCAAACCAAAGATGCCCCCGTCAAGGACTGGGTAGGTTTGGCGGTAAAACGTGCCAGATTGTCCGACACGCCTGCGGTATTTTGGCTGGACGAAAACCGAGCTCACGATGCCGAGCTTATCAAAAAAGTCAAAACCTACCTTGCTGAGCTTGACACCGATGGGCTAGACATCCACATCATGCCATTGGTTGAAGCCACCAACTTCACGCTAACCCGCCTAAAAGACGGCAAAGACACCATTGGCGTAACAGGTAACGTCATGCGTGATTATCTGACCGACCTATTCCCCATCTTAGAGCTTGGCACGTCTGCCAAAATGCTCTCTATCGTGCCACTCATGAATGGGGGCGGCATGTTTGAGACAGGGGCGGGTGGTTCTGCACCGAAACACGTTCAGCAGTTTAACAAAGAAAACTACCTGCGTTGGGACAGTTTGGGCGAGTTTTTGGCATTGGCGGTGTCACTTGAACACCTAGCTGAGCGTGAAAATAACACCAAAGCCCAAGTGCTTGCCAGCACCCTAGATAAGGCAACCGAAGAGCTACTACTTAACGACAAATCGCCACAGCGTAAACTGGGCTCTATCGACAACCGTGGCAGTCATTACTACCTTGCCAAATACTGGGCAGAAGCCTTGTCCAAGCAAACAGACGACAAAGCCCTAGCCGATGAGTTCGCCCCCATTGCCAAAGCATTGAACGAACAAGAAGAGACAATCGTGAGCGAGCTAAACGGCGTACAAGGCGGGGGCGTTGAGACCGAAGGCTACTACTTTGCCAACCGTGAGTTGCTTGACAAAGCCATGCGTCCAAGTGCTACCTTTAACGACATCATCGCCAAATTGGGCTAA
- a CDS encoding rhomboid family intramembrane serine protease, whose protein sequence is MNHTTVIIIITVAVSLMAWQNKTFLGRLVFDPISITRHKQYDRFLTSGFVHGDGMHLLFNMITLYFFGRTMARFYIHELGALGFVGFYTLAIIASSIPDYIRHKNNPRFASLGASGGVSAVLFAFILLAPWQTIYLFFIPIPAIIFAIGYISYSIWADRRGTGRINHLAHLSGAAFGVIATIIIKPAIVIHFINALLSPAFLR, encoded by the coding sequence ATGAATCACACCACCGTCATCATCATTATTACCGTTGCTGTCAGCCTGATGGCATGGCAAAACAAAACGTTTCTCGGCAGGCTCGTCTTTGACCCCATCTCCATCACTCGCCATAAGCAATACGACCGTTTTTTAACCAGTGGTTTTGTTCACGGTGACGGCATGCACCTGCTGTTTAACATGATTACCCTATACTTTTTTGGACGAACCATGGCGCGGTTTTATATCCATGAGTTGGGAGCGTTGGGCTTTGTGGGCTTTTACACTCTTGCCATCATCGCATCTAGCATTCCTGACTATATCCGCCACAAAAACAACCCCCGCTTTGCCAGTCTTGGAGCGTCAGGCGGTGTATCAGCGGTGTTATTTGCCTTTATTCTACTAGCCCCGTGGCAGACCATTTACCTGTTCTTTATCCCCATTCCTGCGATTATTTTTGCCATTGGCTATATCAGTTATAGCATCTGGGCGGACAGACGTGGTACAGGACGGATTAACCATCTTGCTCACCTATCGGGGGCGGCATTTGGCGTGATTGCCACCATCATCATCAAGCCTGCCATCGTGATACATTTTATCAATGCTTTGTTAAGTCCTGCTTTTTTAAGATGA
- a CDS encoding aldehyde dehydrogenase family protein yields MRYANPNTDGSKVNFKSQYENFIGGEWVAPVKGEYFDDISPVDGKAFAKVPDSTSEDIELALDAAHLAKDAWGKTSPMERSNILLKIADRLEENLETLAVAETWENGKPVRETLAADIPLAIDHFRYFAGCIRAQEGGISEIDHDTVAYHFHEPLGVVGQIIPWNFPILMAAWKIAPALAAGNCIVLKPAEQTPVSILVLTELIEDILPKGVLNIVNGDGLKVGKPLATNPRISKIAFTGSTEVGQYIMQYATENIIPVTLELGGKSPNVFFADVMDKDDEFLDKALEGFAMFALNQGEVCTCPSRALVHESIADEFIKRAIDRVKNIKTGHPLDTETMIGAQASQEQQDKILKYIDIGQKEGAELLTGGGERKENEDGGFYIEPTVFKGTNEMQVFRDEIFGPVLTVTTFKDFDEAMQIANDTMYGLGAGVWSRDGTTAYRAGRAIQAGRVWTNCYHIYPAHAAFGGYKKSGIGRENHKMMLEHYQQTKNLLVSYSPKAMGFF; encoded by the coding sequence ATGCGTTACGCCAATCCCAATACAGACGGCTCAAAAGTCAACTTCAAATCCCAATACGAAAACTTCATCGGTGGCGAATGGGTTGCCCCTGTCAAAGGCGAGTACTTTGACGACATCTCGCCTGTGGACGGCAAAGCCTTTGCCAAAGTGCCAGACTCCACCAGCGAAGACATCGAGCTTGCCCTAGACGCTGCACACCTTGCCAAGGACGCTTGGGGCAAGACATCGCCCATGGAGCGAAGCAATATCTTATTAAAAATCGCCGACCGCCTAGAAGAGAACTTGGAGACGCTTGCCGTTGCCGAGACGTGGGAGAACGGCAAGCCTGTACGTGAGACGTTGGCGGCGGACATTCCCCTTGCCATTGACCATTTTCGCTACTTTGCAGGGTGCATTAGAGCTCAAGAAGGCGGTATCAGCGAGATTGACCATGACACGGTGGCTTATCATTTTCATGAGCCGTTGGGCGTGGTTGGGCAAATCATTCCATGGAATTTCCCCATTCTTATGGCGGCATGGAAAATCGCCCCTGCCTTGGCAGCAGGTAACTGTATCGTGTTAAAACCTGCCGAGCAAACGCCTGTGAGTATCCTTGTGCTGACCGAGCTTATCGAAGACATCTTGCCAAAAGGCGTGCTAAATATCGTCAATGGCGACGGCTTAAAGGTGGGCAAACCGCTTGCCACGAACCCACGCATTAGCAAAATCGCCTTTACAGGCTCGACCGAAGTCGGTCAATACATCATGCAATATGCGACCGAAAACATCATTCCTGTAACCTTGGAGCTTGGTGGTAAGTCGCCCAATGTGTTCTTTGCCGATGTCATGGACAAAGACGATGAGTTTTTGGACAAAGCCCTAGAAGGCTTTGCCATGTTCGCCCTAAACCAAGGCGAAGTCTGCACTTGTCCGTCTCGTGCGTTGGTGCATGAGAGTATCGCTGATGAGTTTATCAAGCGTGCCATTGACCGAGTCAAAAACATCAAAACAGGACATCCGCTTGACACCGAGACGATGATTGGGGCTCAGGCAAGCCAAGAACAGCAGGACAAAATCCTAAAATACATCGACATCGGTCAAAAAGAAGGGGCAGAGCTTCTGACAGGTGGCGGTGAGCGAAAAGAGAACGAAGACGGCGGATTTTATATTGAGCCGACTGTCTTTAAAGGCACCAATGAAATGCAGGTGTTCCGTGATGAAATCTTTGGTCCTGTCTTGACCGTTACGACCTTTAAGGACTTTGATGAAGCCATGCAAATCGCCAATGACACCATGTATGGTCTAGGTGCGGGCGTGTGGTCTCGTGATGGCACGACCGCTTATCGTGCAGGGCGTGCGATACAGGCAGGGCGTGTGTGGACAAACTGCTATCACATCTACCCTGCCCACGCTGCCTTTGGTGGCTACAAAAAATCAGGGATTGGGCGTGAAAACCACAAGATGATGTTAGAGCATTATCAGCAAACCAAAAACCTGTTGGTGAGCTACTCGCCCAAGGCAATGGGGTTTTTCTAA
- a CDS encoding MarR family transcriptional regulator yields MKLSPTTEKFVLHWGEMGSKWGVNRTVAQIHALLFITAKPMNAEQIVDTLGVARSNVSNSIKELQSLNLVQTTHILGDRRDYFTTSSDVWTLARVIAEERYKRELAPTVQFLDELMNTPEFELENEGVKQRIKDTHGFVDTLTTWANEMLKLSTTTLNKILKLGATVQKFLK; encoded by the coding sequence ATGAAACTCTCCCCCACCACCGAAAAATTTGTCCTGCATTGGGGCGAAATGGGCAGTAAATGGGGCGTAAACCGCACAGTCGCCCAAATCCACGCCCTACTATTCATCACGGCAAAGCCGATGAATGCCGAACAAATCGTAGATACGCTCGGGGTCGCCCGCTCCAACGTCTCAAACAGCATTAAGGAACTGCAAAGCCTAAATCTTGTGCAGACCACGCACATATTAGGCGACAGACGGGATTATTTTACCACGAGTAGCGATGTATGGACGCTCGCTCGGGTCATCGCAGAAGAACGCTACAAAAGAGAGCTTGCCCCTACCGTGCAGTTTTTAGATGAACTCATGAATACGCCTGAATTTGAACTAGAAAACGAAGGGGTAAAACAACGCATTAAGGACACGCACGGCTTTGTGGATACGCTCACCACTTGGGCAAATGAAATGCTAAAACTCTCTACAACGACGCTTAATAAAATCCTAAAACTTGGGGCAACGGTGCAGAAGTTTTTAAAATAA
- a CDS encoding DCC1-like thiol-disulfide oxidoreductase family protein, giving the protein MKLTMFYDNSCTLCRSEAMSLWRLGGGGITIISVSDGQNELAQAGISYQEAMTHLCVKDECGAWYKGMEAVRVLYKMANIRLFGVGAFWLFNLPMIDVLLDIAYPYFAKRRHLIPAYLVKWWYGAVYDVRLNELCDTGNCHIYSKP; this is encoded by the coding sequence ATGAAACTCACCATGTTCTATGACAACAGTTGCACTCTATGCCGTAGCGAAGCGATGTCTTTGTGGCGGTTGGGTGGTGGCGGTATCACAATCATCAGCGTATCGGACGGACAAAACGAGCTTGCCCAAGCAGGTATCAGCTACCAAGAAGCCATGACTCATCTGTGCGTCAAAGACGAATGTGGAGCTTGGTACAAAGGCATGGAAGCGGTGCGAGTGTTGTACAAAATGGCAAATATACGACTATTTGGCGTGGGGGCGTTTTGGTTATTTAATCTGCCCATGATTGATGTCTTATTAGATATCGCTTATCCGTATTTTGCCAAACGCCGTCATTTAATCCCTGCCTATTTGGTAAAATGGTGGTATGGGGCGGTTTATGATGTAAGATTAAATGAATTATGTGATACTGGCAATTGCCATATTTATTCAAAACCTTAA
- a CDS encoding TIGR01777 family oxidoreductase, with protein sequence MNILITGGSGFLGRQLTPALLNLGHHVIWISQNPDKITPLNNIKVIDYNALKTLSTPIDVIINLAGAGIADKRWSDKQKRRFFDSRTNPTLAILDFIKNNPTSLLISGSAIGYYGVSDNAIFDENSSPICQDFASELCQTWENLALSATDICPTKVAIIRTGVVLDPNGGMMTRLLPAFKMGLGGRLGNGKQVLSFISLSDWVRAVLFIITKNKSDDLPIRQFYNLTSPNPITNADFTKAIGQLLNKPTLFHLPSWFLSLLLGEMATLLIDGQKVFPNQLLSMGFEFQDKSIYFLENQL encoded by the coding sequence ATGAACATTTTAATCACTGGCGGTAGTGGTTTTTTGGGGCGACAATTAACCCCAGCATTATTAAACTTAGGTCATCATGTGATTTGGATAAGCCAAAATCCTGATAAAATCACGCCTTTAAATAATATCAAAGTGATTGATTACAATGCCCTAAAAACCTTATCAACACCCATTGATGTCATCATCAATTTGGCAGGGGCAGGCATTGCTGATAAACGGTGGAGCGATAAACAAAAAAGACGGTTTTTTGATAGTAGAACAAACCCCACTTTGGCGATATTGGACTTTATCAAAAACAATCCCACATCCTTATTGATAAGTGGGTCGGCGATTGGTTATTACGGCGTGTCGGATAATGCGATTTTTGATGAAAATTCATCACCCATTTGTCAAGATTTTGCTAGCGAGCTTTGTCAAACTTGGGAAAATCTTGCCCTATCCGCCACTGATATTTGCCCCACAAAAGTCGCTATCATTCGCACAGGCGTGGTGCTAGACCCTAATGGTGGTATGATGACTCGTCTGCTACCTGCCTTTAAAATGGGGCTTGGCGGACGGCTTGGTAATGGCAAACAGGTATTAAGTTTTATTAGTTTATCCGATTGGGTGCGTGCCGTGCTGTTTATCATTACCAAAAATAAAAGCGATGATTTACCCATTCGCCAATTTTATAATCTAACAAGCCCCAATCCAATAACCAATGCCGATTTTACCAAAGCGATTGGGCAATTATTAAATAAACCCACGTTATTTCATTTGCCGTCTTGGTTTTTATCATTATTGCTTGGCGAAATGGCAACGTTATTGATAGACGGACAAAAAGTTTTTCCCAATCAATTACTCTCTATGGGATTTGAGTTTCAAGACAAAAGTATTTATTTTTTGGAGAATCAATTATGA
- a CDS encoding DUF393 domain-containing protein translates to MIKMYYDDTCPICRTEAYHIKSDDIHIIAIKDGLAELQKHGIDELTAMTYLCVLDDNNVMHKGIKAVRLLHQTANTKFKKLLHLPIIKPLSAIIYPLFAKYRHKIPKWLIIKLFGNVQEINECDNGICQLSPKDRLNQHKKS, encoded by the coding sequence ATGATTAAAATGTATTATGATGACACTTGCCCCATTTGTCGTACCGAAGCCTATCATATCAAAAGCGATGATATTCATATCATTGCCATAAAAGACGGCTTGGCAGAATTACAAAAGCATGGCATTGATGAATTAACCGCCATGACTTATTTATGCGTATTAGATGATAATAATGTCATGCACAAAGGCATAAAAGCGGTGCGACTTTTGCACCAAACTGCCAACACCAAATTTAAAAAACTGCTTCATTTGCCAATCATCAAGCCATTAAGTGCCATTATCTATCCCTTATTTGCCAAATACCGCCACAAAATCCCAAAATGGCTTATCATCAAACTGTTTGGCAATGTACAAGAAATCAATGAATGCGATAATGGTATTTGTCAATTATCGCCAAAAGATCGATTAAATCAACATAAAAAATCATGA
- a CDS encoding NAD-dependent epimerase/dehydratase family protein produces MNILLFGHTGFIGKKINDLLSQNPLYHIKTLSSKMLDFNCPTIPPDLFDDIDVVINAVGVMSDDTAFMENIHHHTPVCLATIAKQNGVKHWLNLSALGADEHSPIAFVGSKGRGDKALLALADDDFSVTVIRPSLVFGQGGASIKLFLRLAKLPIWVLPNGGHFIIQPVHVDDVALGFLHLLSFQKNGIINMVGSPILLKYYLQILANNFYQKQPIFIINIPLFFAKLFLKMIYPIYKNPLFSMDNLTLLENSQVVDENDFINLLGKNTRNYQDFRF; encoded by the coding sequence ATGAACATTTTATTATTCGGTCATACAGGATTTATTGGCAAAAAGATTAATGATTTATTAAGTCAAAATCCCTTATATCATATCAAAACCCTATCATCAAAAATGCTTGATTTTAATTGTCCAACCATACCGCCTGATTTATTTGATGATATTGATGTGGTGATTAACGCTGTTGGCGTGATGAGTGATGATACCGCCTTTATGGAAAACATTCATCATCATACGCCTGTTTGCCTTGCCACTATCGCCAAACAAAATGGTGTAAAACATTGGCTAAATCTCTCAGCACTCGGAGCGGACGAGCATTCGCCCATTGCTTTTGTAGGCAGTAAAGGGCGTGGCGATAAGGCGTTATTGGCATTGGCAGATGATGATTTTAGCGTAACGGTCATTCGTCCGTCTTTGGTGTTTGGGCAAGGCGGAGCAAGCATCAAGCTGTTTTTGAGACTTGCCAAACTACCGATTTGGGTTTTGCCTAATGGCGGTCATTTTATCATACAGCCTGTTCATGTTGATGATGTGGCGTTAGGGTTTTTACATCTTTTATCTTTTCAAAAAAATGGAATAATAAATATGGTAGGCTCACCCATTTTATTAAAATATTATTTACAGATACTAGCCAATAATTTTTATCAAAAACAGCCTATTTTTATCATCAATATTCCTTTATTTTTTGCTAAATTATTTTTAAAAATGATTTATCCGATATACAAAAATCCGTTATTTTCTATGGATAATTTGACATTATTAGAAAATAGCCAAGTGGTTGATGAAAATGATTTTATCAATTTATTAGGCAAAAATACCCGCAATTATCAGGATTTTAGGTTTTAA